In Synechococcus sp. CB0101, a genomic segment contains:
- the rpoB gene encoding DNA-directed RNA polymerase subunit beta → MSSAIQVAKTATYLPDLVEVQRASFKWFLEKGLIEELESFSPITDYTGKLELHFIGSEYRLKRPRHDVEEAKRRDATFASQMYVTCRLVNKETGEIKEQEVFIGELPLMTERGTFIINGAERVIVNQIVRSPGVYFKDEQDKNGRKTFNASLIPNRGAWLKFETDKNDLLHVRVDKTRKINAHVLMRAIGLSDNDVLDKLRHPEYYQKSIEAANDEGIASEDQALLELYKKLRPGEPPSVSGGQTLLHSRFFDPKRYDLGRVGRYKINKKLRLTIPDATRTLTPEDVLSTIDYLINLELDVGGATLDDIDHLGNRRVRSVGELLQNQVRVGLNRLERIIKERMTVGETESLTPAQLVNPKPLVAAIKEFFGSSQLSQFMDQTNPLAELTHKRRISALGPGGLTRERAGFAVRDIHPSHYGRICPIETPEGPNAGLIGSLATHARVNEYGFIETPFWKVENGIVLKQGDPLYLSADLEDECRVAPGDVATDADGRIKADLVPVRYRQDFETVPPEQVDYVQLSPVQVISVATSLIPFLEHDDANRALMGSNMQRQAVPLLRPERPLVGTGLETQVARDSGMVPITTVNGTVAYVDATAIVIRDEEGNDHTHYLQKYQRSNQDTCLNHRPIVKLGDPVIAGQVLANGSACEGGEIALGQNVLIAYMPWEGYNYEDAILVSERLVRDDLYTSVHIEKYEIEARQTKLGPEEITREIPNVAEESLGNLDEMGIIRVGAYVESGDILVGKVTPKGESDQPPEEKLLRAIFGEKARDVRDNSLRVPSTERGRVVDVRIYTREQGDELPPGANMVVRVYVAQRRKIQVGDKMAGRHGNKGIISRILPLEDMPYLPDGSPIDIVLNPLGVPSRMNVGQVFECLMGWAASHLDCRVKVVPFDEMHGPETSKNTVQAYLEAAKSQPGKDWVYDPENPGKIQLIDGRTGEAFDQPVTVGYAHILKLVHLVDDKIHARSTGPYSLVTQQPLGGKAQQGGQRLGEMEVWALEAYGAAYTLQELLTVKSDDMQGRNEALNAIVKGKPIPRPGTPESFKVLMRELQSLGLDIAVYTDAGEEVDLMQDINPRRSTPNRPTYESLGVADYDDD, encoded by the coding sequence ATGAGCAGCGCGATCCAGGTCGCCAAGACCGCCACTTACCTGCCCGATCTGGTGGAGGTACAGCGCGCGAGCTTCAAATGGTTTCTGGAGAAGGGCCTGATCGAGGAGCTGGAGAGCTTCTCGCCGATCACCGATTACACCGGCAAACTTGAGCTGCACTTCATCGGTAGCGAGTACCGCCTGAAGCGCCCCCGCCACGATGTGGAAGAGGCCAAGCGTCGTGACGCGACCTTCGCCTCCCAGATGTATGTGACTTGCCGCCTGGTCAACAAGGAGACCGGCGAGATCAAGGAGCAGGAAGTGTTCATCGGGGAACTGCCCCTGATGACCGAGCGCGGCACGTTCATCATCAACGGCGCTGAGCGCGTGATCGTGAACCAGATCGTGCGTTCACCCGGCGTTTATTTCAAAGACGAGCAGGACAAGAACGGCCGCAAGACCTTCAACGCCAGCCTGATCCCCAACCGCGGCGCCTGGCTGAAGTTCGAAACCGACAAGAACGATCTGCTGCACGTTCGCGTCGATAAGACCCGCAAGATCAACGCCCACGTGTTGATGCGGGCCATCGGCCTGTCGGACAACGACGTGCTCGACAAGCTGCGGCACCCCGAGTACTACCAGAAGTCGATCGAGGCCGCCAACGACGAAGGCATTGCCTCGGAAGACCAGGCCCTGCTGGAGCTCTACAAGAAGCTGCGTCCGGGTGAACCGCCCTCAGTGAGCGGTGGTCAGACCCTGCTGCACAGCCGTTTCTTCGATCCCAAGCGTTACGACCTGGGCCGCGTTGGTCGCTACAAGATCAACAAAAAGCTGCGTCTCACCATCCCCGACGCCACCCGCACCCTCACCCCTGAGGACGTGCTGAGCACGATCGATTACCTGATCAACCTCGAGCTCGATGTGGGCGGCGCCACCCTCGATGACATCGACCACCTCGGCAACCGCCGCGTTCGCTCCGTGGGCGAACTGCTGCAGAACCAGGTGCGCGTGGGCCTGAACCGCCTCGAGCGGATCATCAAGGAGCGCATGACCGTTGGTGAGACCGAGAGCCTCACCCCGGCCCAGCTGGTGAACCCCAAGCCCCTGGTGGCGGCGATCAAGGAGTTCTTCGGCTCCAGCCAGCTGAGCCAGTTCATGGATCAGACCAACCCCCTGGCTGAGCTCACCCACAAGCGCCGCATCAGCGCCCTGGGCCCAGGTGGTCTCACCCGTGAGCGCGCCGGCTTCGCCGTGCGCGACATCCACCCCTCTCACTACGGCCGCATCTGCCCGATCGAGACCCCGGAAGGTCCGAACGCCGGTCTGATCGGTTCGCTGGCGACCCACGCCCGCGTGAACGAGTACGGCTTCATCGAGACCCCCTTCTGGAAGGTGGAGAACGGCATCGTTCTTAAGCAAGGCGATCCCCTCTACCTCTCCGCCGATCTCGAAGACGAGTGCCGCGTCGCCCCCGGCGATGTGGCCACCGATGCCGATGGCCGCATCAAGGCCGATCTGGTGCCGGTGCGCTATCGCCAAGACTTCGAGACCGTGCCGCCTGAGCAGGTGGATTACGTGCAGCTCTCACCGGTGCAGGTGATCTCCGTGGCCACCTCGCTGATCCCCTTCCTCGAGCACGACGACGCCAACCGCGCCCTGATGGGCTCGAACATGCAGCGCCAGGCTGTGCCGCTGCTGCGCCCCGAGCGTCCGCTGGTGGGCACCGGCCTGGAAACCCAGGTGGCCCGCGACTCCGGCATGGTGCCGATCACCACCGTGAACGGCACGGTGGCTTACGTGGATGCCACCGCCATCGTGATCCGCGATGAAGAGGGCAACGACCACACCCACTACCTGCAGAAGTACCAGCGCTCCAACCAGGACACCTGCCTGAACCACCGCCCGATCGTGAAGCTCGGCGACCCGGTGATCGCTGGTCAGGTGCTGGCGAATGGTTCGGCCTGTGAGGGCGGCGAAATCGCCCTCGGTCAGAACGTGCTGATCGCCTACATGCCCTGGGAGGGCTACAACTACGAGGACGCGATCCTGGTGTCTGAGCGCCTGGTGCGCGACGACCTCTACACCTCGGTGCACATCGAGAAGTACGAGATCGAAGCCCGTCAGACCAAGCTCGGCCCTGAAGAGATCACCCGCGAGATTCCCAACGTTGCCGAGGAGAGCCTGGGCAACCTCGATGAGATGGGCATCATCCGCGTGGGCGCCTACGTGGAAAGCGGCGACATCCTGGTGGGCAAGGTGACTCCCAAGGGTGAATCCGACCAGCCCCCGGAGGAGAAGCTGCTGCGCGCGATCTTCGGTGAGAAGGCCCGCGATGTGCGCGACAACTCCCTGCGGGTGCCCAGCACCGAGCGCGGCCGCGTCGTTGACGTGCGCATCTACACCCGTGAACAGGGTGATGAGCTGCCGCCCGGCGCGAACATGGTGGTGCGGGTCTATGTGGCGCAGCGCCGCAAGATCCAGGTGGGCGACAAGATGGCCGGCCGCCACGGCAACAAGGGCATCATCAGCCGCATTCTTCCCCTGGAAGACATGCCCTACCTGCCCGACGGCAGCCCCATCGACATCGTGCTCAACCCCCTGGGTGTGCCGAGCCGCATGAACGTGGGTCAGGTGTTCGAGTGCCTGATGGGCTGGGCCGCTTCGCACCTGGATTGCCGGGTGAAGGTGGTGCCGTTCGATGAAATGCACGGCCCCGAAACCTCCAAGAACACCGTTCAGGCCTACCTGGAGGCGGCCAAGTCGCAGCCCGGGAAGGACTGGGTGTACGACCCGGAGAACCCCGGCAAGATCCAGCTGATCGATGGCCGCACCGGCGAAGCCTTCGACCAGCCGGTCACGGTGGGCTACGCCCACATCCTCAAGCTGGTGCACTTGGTGGACGACAAGATCCACGCCCGTTCCACCGGTCCTTACTCGCTGGTGACCCAGCAGCCCCTCGGTGGTAAGGCCCAGCAGGGCGGCCAGCGTTTGGGTGAGATGGAGGTGTGGGCTCTCGAGGCCTACGGCGCCGCTTACACCCTGCAGGAACTGCTCACCGTCAAGTCCGACGACATGCAGGGCCGCAACGAAGCGCTCAACGCGATCGTGAAGGGCAAGCCCATCCCCCGCCCCGGCACCCCCGAGTCGTTCAAGGTGCTGATGCGCGAGCTGCAGTCGCTGGGTCTCGACATCGCGGTCT
- a CDS encoding TatD family hydrolase, which yields MAAAVALESLDAPLIDSHCHIVFRNFDEDLEEVAQRWRDAGVGRLLHACVEPSEIPAIRALADRFPELRYAVGVHPLDPEHWQSDTLAVLKAAALDDPRVVAIGELGLDLFRDKNLDHQLTMLRPQLDLAVELDLPVIIHCRDAAEPMLTELRERAGRGACPRGVMHCWSGTPEEMEGFLALGLFISFSGNVTFPKATDTHACAQQVPADRYLVETDCPFLAPVPRRGKRNEPAFVAAVAQRVAELRGESLQAVARQSTSNACALFGAGLHNV from the coding sequence ATGGCCGCGGCTGTCGCCCTTGAGAGCCTTGATGCTCCCCTAATCGACAGTCACTGCCACATTGTCTTCCGAAACTTCGATGAAGACCTGGAGGAGGTGGCCCAACGCTGGCGAGATGCCGGCGTGGGTCGCCTCCTTCACGCATGTGTGGAGCCTTCCGAGATCCCGGCGATCCGGGCCTTGGCGGATCGTTTTCCGGAGCTGCGCTACGCCGTGGGCGTGCATCCGCTCGATCCTGAGCACTGGCAGAGCGATACGCTGGCTGTCTTGAAAGCTGCTGCGCTCGATGACCCCCGAGTGGTGGCCATCGGTGAGCTGGGCCTGGATCTGTTCCGCGACAAAAACCTGGATCACCAGCTGACGATGCTGCGGCCCCAGCTCGATCTCGCCGTGGAGCTGGATCTGCCGGTGATCATTCATTGCCGTGATGCGGCAGAGCCAATGCTCACGGAGCTGCGGGAGCGCGCCGGCCGCGGTGCCTGCCCTCGCGGCGTGATGCATTGCTGGAGCGGCACGCCTGAGGAGATGGAGGGCTTCCTGGCGCTGGGGCTCTTCATCAGCTTCAGCGGCAACGTCACCTTTCCGAAGGCCACCGATACCCATGCCTGCGCTCAGCAAGTGCCGGCGGATCGCTATCTGGTGGAAACCGATTGCCCGTTCCTGGCGCCAGTACCGAGGCGCGGCAAGCGCAATGAGCCAGCCTTTGTGGCGGCGGTGGCTCAGCGGGTGGCTGAGCTGCGCGGTGAATCGCTGCAGGCGGTCGCGCGTCAGAGCACCAGCAATGCCTGCGCCCTCTTTGGGGCTGGCCTTCACAATGTATGA
- the rpsT gene encoding 30S ribosomal protein S20, producing MANNKSSKKRVLIAERNRLHNRTYKSAVRTLMKRCFAACVAYSQEPGDAAKQAVQTTMSAAFSKIDKAVKVGVLHRNNGAHQKSRLSAAVKKAVEPAAQA from the coding sequence GTGGCCAATAACAAGTCGTCGAAGAAGCGCGTTCTGATCGCCGAGCGCAATCGCCTGCACAACCGCACCTACAAGTCTGCGGTGCGCACCCTGATGAAGCGCTGCTTCGCCGCCTGCGTGGCCTACAGCCAGGAGCCCGGTGATGCGGCCAAGCAGGCCGTGCAAACCACCATGAGCGCTGCGTTCAGCAAGATCGATAAGGCTGTAAAGGTGGGTGTGCTGCACCGCAACAACGGTGCCCACCAGAAGTCGCGTCTCAGCGCTGCCGTGAAGAAGGCCGTTGAGCCCGCTGCTCAGGCCTGA
- the hisD gene encoding histidinol dehydrogenase — protein MSATAVSAAAPTTPGDLAPLQIELLHDAQAAGDRLEAIAERTGGGQSREAAERVDAILEQVRTQGDAALMELTERFDGVRPDPLRVPAEELAAAWAATPTALQEALQLAHRRIVDFHQRQKPADLNVTGVHGERLGRRWRPVERAGLYVPGGRASYPSTVLMNAVPARVAGVQRLVMVTPPGPDGRVNQTVLAAAHLAGIEEIYRVGGAQAIAALAYGTESIPRVDVITGPGNLYVTLAKKAVYGRVSIDSLAGPSEVLVIADHTANAEHVAADLLAQAEHDPLAAAILLTTSAELAAAVPAAIEAQLAGHPRAAITRQALNDWGLIVVCDSLDQAARLSDRFAPEHLELQVERPEPLADQIQHAGAIFMGAWTPEAVGDYLAGPNHTLPTSGTARFAGALCVETFLRHTSLIQFNRQALEATGSAVSTLADSEGLHSHGESVRRRLA, from the coding sequence ATGAGCGCCACCGCTGTCAGCGCCGCCGCCCCAACCACCCCTGGCGACCTCGCACCGCTGCAGATCGAGCTGCTGCATGACGCCCAGGCCGCCGGTGACCGCCTCGAGGCCATCGCGGAGCGCACCGGCGGCGGCCAAAGCCGAGAGGCCGCGGAACGGGTCGACGCGATCCTTGAGCAGGTGCGCACGCAGGGTGACGCCGCCCTGATGGAGCTCACCGAACGCTTCGATGGTGTGCGGCCGGATCCGTTGCGGGTGCCGGCCGAGGAGCTGGCGGCGGCCTGGGCCGCCACCCCCACGGCGCTGCAGGAGGCCCTGCAGTTGGCGCACCGCCGCATCGTGGATTTCCATCAGCGCCAGAAACCCGCTGACCTCAACGTGACCGGGGTGCATGGCGAGCGGCTGGGCCGCCGCTGGCGCCCGGTGGAGCGGGCCGGCCTCTATGTGCCCGGCGGCCGTGCCAGCTACCCGAGCACGGTGTTGATGAATGCCGTGCCGGCGCGGGTGGCCGGCGTGCAGCGGCTGGTGATGGTCACCCCACCGGGCCCGGATGGTCGTGTGAATCAGACCGTGCTGGCCGCCGCCCATCTGGCCGGCATCGAGGAGATCTATCGCGTGGGCGGCGCCCAAGCGATCGCAGCCCTCGCCTACGGCACCGAATCCATTCCCCGGGTGGATGTGATCACCGGCCCGGGCAACCTCTACGTGACCCTGGCCAAAAAAGCGGTATACGGCCGCGTCTCGATCGATTCGCTGGCGGGCCCCAGCGAAGTGCTGGTGATCGCCGACCACACCGCCAACGCCGAGCACGTGGCCGCCGATCTGCTGGCCCAGGCCGAGCACGATCCCCTGGCCGCCGCCATCCTGCTCACCACCAGCGCTGAGCTGGCCGCCGCCGTACCCGCCGCAATCGAAGCGCAGCTAGCGGGCCACCCACGCGCCGCGATCACGCGCCAGGCCCTCAACGACTGGGGCCTGATCGTGGTGTGCGACAGCCTGGATCAGGCAGCACGCCTAAGCGATCGCTTCGCACCCGAGCACCTCGAATTGCAGGTGGAGCGCCCCGAGCCCCTGGCCGACCAGATCCAGCACGCCGGTGCCATCTTCATGGGGGCCTGGACCCCGGAAGCGGTGGGCGACTACCTGGCCGGCCCCAACCACACCCTGCCCACCTCAGGCACCGCCCGCTTCGCCGGCGCCCTCTGTGTGGAAACCTTCCTGCGCCACACCAGCTTGATTCAGTTCAACCGCCAGGCCCTGGAAGCCACCGGCTCAGCCGTGTCCACCCTCGCTGACAGCGAGGGGCTGCACAGCCATGGCGAGTCGGTGCGCCGCCGGCTGGCTTAG
- the rpiA gene encoding ribose-5-phosphate isomerase RpiA produces MADLQDQMKQAVAAAATEQIRSGMVVGLGSGSTAALMIQALGAKLKSGELTDIVGVTTSFQGEVLAAELGIPLQSLNAVDRIDLAIDGADEVDPSFQLIKGGGACHVQEKLVAVRAERFVVVVDSTKLVDTLNLGFLLPVEVLPGAWRQVQAQLKGMGGDAQLRMAVKKAGPVVTDQGNLVLDVKFAGGITDPVGLERDINNLPGVLENGLFVNITDQVLVGEINDGVAGVRDLVKR; encoded by the coding sequence ATGGCGGATCTTCAAGATCAGATGAAACAGGCCGTGGCGGCAGCGGCCACTGAACAGATTCGCAGCGGCATGGTGGTGGGCCTCGGCTCCGGCTCCACGGCAGCCCTGATGATTCAGGCCCTGGGCGCCAAGCTCAAGAGCGGTGAACTCACCGACATCGTGGGGGTGACCACCTCCTTCCAGGGCGAAGTGCTGGCGGCTGAGCTGGGCATCCCCCTGCAGAGCCTCAACGCCGTGGATCGCATTGATCTGGCCATCGATGGCGCTGATGAGGTGGATCCCTCCTTTCAGCTGATCAAGGGCGGCGGTGCCTGCCACGTGCAGGAAAAGCTGGTGGCCGTCCGCGCTGAACGCTTTGTGGTGGTGGTTGATTCCACCAAGCTGGTCGACACCCTCAACCTGGGCTTCCTGCTGCCGGTGGAGGTGCTGCCCGGTGCCTGGCGTCAGGTGCAGGCCCAACTCAAGGGGATGGGCGGCGATGCCCAGCTGCGCATGGCGGTGAAGAAGGCCGGGCCGGTGGTGACCGATCAGGGCAATCTCGTGCTGGATGTGAAATTCGCCGGTGGCATCACCGATCCGGTGGGCCTCGAGCGCGACATCAACAACCTCCCAGGCGTGCTGGAGAACGGCCTGTTCGTGAACATCACCGACCAGGTGCTGGTAGGCGAAATCAACGACGGTGTCGCCGGTGTGCGCGACCTGGTGAAGCGCTAA
- a CDS encoding trypsin-like peptidase domain-containing protein, with protein MRRLLALPLLLLVSLWLAAPAWADRSGAGHSFVASAVKRVAPAVVRIDTERSVPRIGLDPSFNDPLLRELFGDQMPHSRERGQGSGIVIDAKGLVLTNAHVVDGADRVEVSLPDGRELEGRVLGADAITDLAVVSIPVGAGVKAAPLGDSEALEVGDWAIALGTPYGLERTVTLGIVSSLHRNITSLGFSDKRLELIQTDAAINPGNSGGPLINADGEVVGINTLVRSGPGAGLGFAIPINLAKGVAAQLGNGGSVVHPYLGLQLVPLNARLARDNNSDPNALLQLPERDGALVQRVIPESPAEKAGLRRGDLVVAAADQSVPDPATLLRLVEGSTVGEVLPLTVLRGEQELQLSIRPEALPSA; from the coding sequence GTGCGCCGCCTCCTTGCTCTACCGCTGCTGCTGCTGGTGAGCCTGTGGCTGGCGGCACCGGCCTGGGCCGATCGCTCGGGTGCCGGCCACAGTTTTGTGGCGAGCGCGGTGAAGCGGGTGGCTCCAGCGGTGGTGCGGATCGACACCGAGCGAAGCGTGCCTCGCATCGGCCTGGATCCCTCCTTTAACGACCCGCTGCTGCGGGAGTTGTTCGGCGACCAGATGCCCCACAGCCGGGAGCGGGGCCAGGGATCGGGGATCGTGATCGATGCCAAGGGCTTGGTGCTCACCAATGCCCACGTGGTGGATGGGGCTGATCGGGTGGAGGTGAGCCTCCCCGATGGTCGTGAGCTGGAGGGGCGGGTGCTCGGGGCCGATGCCATCACGGATCTGGCCGTGGTGAGCATTCCTGTGGGCGCGGGCGTGAAGGCCGCGCCCCTCGGTGATTCGGAGGCTCTGGAGGTGGGCGATTGGGCGATTGCCCTGGGCACCCCCTACGGCCTGGAGCGAACGGTGACCCTGGGCATCGTGAGCAGCCTGCACCGCAACATCACCAGCCTGGGCTTTTCGGATAAGCGCCTGGAGCTGATTCAGACCGATGCCGCCATCAACCCCGGTAACTCTGGCGGCCCCTTAATCAATGCCGATGGTGAGGTGGTGGGCATCAACACCCTGGTGCGCTCCGGCCCCGGCGCCGGTCTGGGTTTTGCCATCCCGATCAACCTGGCCAAAGGCGTCGCTGCCCAGCTGGGCAATGGTGGTTCGGTGGTGCACCCCTACCTGGGGCTGCAGCTGGTGCCCCTCAATGCCCGCCTCGCCCGTGACAACAACAGCGATCCCAATGCGCTGCTGCAGCTGCCGGAACGCGACGGCGCCCTGGTGCAGCGGGTGATTCCGGAGAGCCCCGCCGAGAAGGCCGGCCTGCGCCGCGGTGATCTGGTGGTGGCCGCTGCCGACCAATCCGTGCCTGATCCAGCCACCCTGCTGCGCTTGGTGGAGGGCTCCACGGTGGGTGAGGTGTTGCCGCTCACGGTGTTGCGGGGCGAGCAGGAGTTGCAGCTGTCGATTCGTCCGGAAGCGCTCCCCAGCGCCTGA
- a CDS encoding metallophosphoesterase, whose amino-acid sequence MRGTGNLGPLPRGRVVLRVLQLSDPHLLADPRGRCRGRVALEALQHGWQQALLQLGHPPDLLLISGDLCQDESLGGYVRLRELLEAWTVPAVALLPGNHDHPGLLRAALGRQAWIAPAVVSLPGWQLLLLSSHRPGSVAGWLDAPQLAWLQRQLQAASDPLLVALHHPPVPIGSPELDRIALQQPELLMQPLLASSPVRGVVFGHVHQHWHRLAPREGGPSLPLWACPSTLAAFTAVQPCPLGQPDWPGGRLLELGPDGVVTTRLLRWPPSRAA is encoded by the coding sequence ATGCGCGGAACGGGCAACTTAGGTCCATTGCCGAGGGGCAGGGTGGTGCTGCGGGTGCTTCAGCTGAGTGATCCCCATTTGTTGGCGGACCCCCGCGGTCGCTGTCGCGGCCGGGTCGCCCTGGAAGCCCTGCAGCACGGATGGCAACAGGCGCTGCTGCAGCTGGGGCACCCGCCGGATCTGCTGCTGATCAGTGGCGATCTTTGTCAGGACGAGAGCCTGGGCGGCTACGTGCGCCTGCGGGAGCTGCTCGAGGCGTGGACGGTGCCGGCGGTGGCCCTGCTGCCTGGCAACCACGACCACCCCGGCCTGCTGCGGGCCGCCCTGGGGCGCCAGGCCTGGATCGCGCCGGCTGTGGTGTCGCTGCCCGGCTGGCAGCTGCTGCTCTTGAGCAGCCATCGGCCCGGCTCAGTGGCCGGTTGGCTCGATGCCCCCCAGCTCGCCTGGTTGCAGCGTCAGCTCCAGGCCGCCTCAGATCCTCTGCTGGTGGCGCTCCACCATCCACCGGTGCCGATTGGCAGCCCCGAGCTCGATCGCATTGCGCTGCAGCAGCCCGAGCTGCTGATGCAACCTCTGCTCGCGAGTTCGCCGGTGCGTGGGGTGGTGTTCGGCCATGTGCACCAGCACTGGCACCGGTTGGCTCCGCGCGAGGGCGGCCCGTCCTTGCCGCTCTGGGCTTGCCCCTCCACCCTGGCGGCCTTCACGGCCGTGCAGCCCTGCCCGCTTGGCCAGCCCGATTGGCCCGGTGGCCGTTTGCTGGAGCTCGGCCCTGATGGGGTGGTCACCACCCGGCTGCTGCGCTGGCCGCCCTCTCGGGCTGCCTAG
- the rimP gene encoding ribosome maturation factor RimP, protein MPHPLIPDLERLASQVAADAGFQVCGVQLLTHRIPMTLLVQLRLADGGDVSLDNCASFSGVLGEALEAAALIEDAYVLEISSPGIAETLNDDRDFRSFRGFPVCVRYRDSKTGVEAEREGLLLERTDDSVQINVRGRTVRLPRADVIAVRLTTPTEG, encoded by the coding sequence TTGCCGCATCCCCTCATCCCCGATCTCGAGCGCCTGGCCAGCCAGGTTGCAGCCGACGCAGGATTTCAGGTGTGCGGTGTGCAGCTGCTCACCCATCGCATCCCGATGACGCTGCTGGTTCAGCTGCGTCTGGCCGATGGGGGTGATGTGAGCCTCGACAACTGCGCCAGCTTCAGTGGCGTTCTGGGCGAGGCCCTCGAGGCGGCCGCCCTGATCGAAGACGCCTACGTTCTGGAGATCAGCAGCCCGGGCATCGCCGAGACGCTGAACGACGATCGCGACTTCCGCAGCTTCCGCGGATTTCCGGTGTGCGTTCGCTATCGCGACTCTAAAACCGGCGTCGAGGCTGAACGGGAAGGCCTCCTGCTGGAGCGCACCGACGACAGCGTGCAGATCAATGTGCGCGGCCGCACGGTCCGCCTGCCCCGCGCCGATGTAATCGCGGTGCGCCTCACCACGCCGACTGAGGGCTGA
- the nusA gene encoding transcription termination factor NusA yields the protein MALVLLPGLSNLIEDISEEKKLPAQVVESALREALLKGYERYRRTLYLGISEDPFEEDYFSNFDVALDLDEEGYRVLASKIIVEEVESEDHQIALAEVMQVAEDAQIGDTVVLDVTPEKEDFGRMAAATTKQVLAQKLRDHQRRMIQEEFADLEDPVLTARVIRFERQSVIMAVSSGLGRPEVEAELPRRDQLPNDNYRANATFKVFLKEVSEIPRRGPQLFVSRANAGLVVYLFENEVPEIQEGSVRIVAVAREANPPSRSVGPRTKVAVDSVEREVDPVGACIGARGSRIQQVVNELRGEKIDVIRWSQDPGQYIANSLSPARVEAVRLVDPEGQHAHVLVPPDQLSLAIGREGQNVRLAARLTGWKIDIKNSTEYDQAAEDEKVSELIAMRQEEEALQAEAEARLEAEQALRAEEDARLRELYPLPEDEEDYGAEASYDEAAYEEPAAEQAGEAAPEEEPASEPETSDDEDGAR from the coding sequence ATGGCACTGGTACTGCTCCCCGGTCTGTCGAACCTGATCGAGGACATCAGCGAAGAGAAAAAGCTGCCCGCTCAGGTGGTGGAGTCGGCTCTGCGCGAGGCCCTGCTCAAGGGCTACGAGCGCTATCGCCGCACCCTGTATCTCGGCATCAGCGAAGACCCGTTTGAGGAGGACTACTTCTCCAACTTCGATGTTGCGCTCGACCTCGATGAAGAGGGCTACCGGGTTCTGGCCTCCAAGATCATCGTGGAGGAGGTGGAGAGCGAAGACCACCAGATCGCCCTGGCTGAGGTGATGCAGGTGGCGGAAGACGCCCAGATCGGCGACACGGTGGTGCTCGACGTCACCCCCGAGAAAGAGGATTTCGGCCGCATGGCCGCCGCCACCACCAAGCAGGTGCTGGCTCAGAAGCTGCGCGATCACCAGCGCCGCATGATCCAAGAGGAATTTGCGGATCTGGAAGATCCGGTGCTCACCGCGCGTGTGATCCGCTTCGAACGCCAGAGCGTGATCATGGCCGTGAGCAGCGGCCTGGGCCGTCCCGAGGTAGAGGCCGAACTGCCCCGCCGCGACCAGCTCCCCAACGACAACTACCGCGCCAACGCCACCTTCAAGGTGTTCCTGAAGGAGGTGAGCGAGATCCCCCGCCGCGGACCGCAACTGTTCGTGAGCCGCGCCAATGCCGGCCTGGTGGTGTATCTCTTCGAAAACGAGGTGCCCGAAATCCAGGAAGGGTCGGTGCGGATCGTGGCCGTGGCCCGCGAGGCCAATCCCCCCAGCCGCTCGGTGGGCCCCCGCACCAAGGTGGCGGTGGATTCCGTGGAACGCGAAGTGGATCCGGTGGGTGCTTGCATCGGCGCCCGCGGCTCCCGCATTCAGCAGGTGGTGAACGAGCTGCGCGGCGAAAAAATCGACGTGATCCGCTGGTCGCAGGACCCTGGCCAATACATCGCCAACTCCCTCAGCCCGGCCCGCGTGGAAGCCGTGCGCCTCGTGGATCCCGAGGGCCAGCACGCCCACGTGCTCGTGCCGCCCGATCAACTCAGCCTGGCCATCGGCCGCGAAGGTCAGAACGTGCGCCTGGCGGCCCGCCTCACCGGCTGGAAGATCGACATCAAGAACAGCACCGAGTACGACCAAGCCGCTGAAGACGAGAAGGTGTCGGAGCTGATCGCAATGCGCCAGGAGGAAGAAGCGCTGCAGGCCGAAGCTGAAGCCCGCCTGGAGGCCGAACAGGCTCTGCGTGCCGAGGAAGACGCCCGCCTGCGGGAGCTCTATCCCCTGCCCGAAGACGAAGAGGACTACGGCGCTGAGGCCAGCTACGACGAGGCGGCCTACGAGGAGCCCGCCGCTGAGCAAGCCGGCGAAGCGGCTCCTGAAGAAGAGCCCGCGAGCGAGCCCGAAACCAGCGACGACGAGGATGGAGCCCGGTGA
- a CDS encoding YlxR family protein — translation MSERSVLRRCVTCRELLDRRLLWRVIRLADGGLALDQGMGRSAYLCPKRDCLEEARRRKKLQKGLRCQVADSIYAALEQRLHATSSAGSEAR, via the coding sequence GTGAGTGAACGCAGCGTCCTCAGGCGCTGTGTGACCTGCCGAGAGCTGCTGGATCGCCGGCTGCTCTGGCGGGTCATCCGCCTGGCGGATGGAGGACTCGCGCTGGATCAGGGCATGGGCCGATCGGCCTACCTCTGCCCTAAGCGCGACTGTCTGGAAGAAGCCAGACGCCGCAAGAAGCTGCAGAAAGGCCTGCGTTGTCAGGTTGCAGATTCCATCTACGCGGCACTGGAGCAGCGCCTGCACGCCACCTCTTCTGCAGGCTCTGAGGCAAGATGA